Proteins from one Sulfurovum sp. TSL1 genomic window:
- a CDS encoding helix-hairpin-helix domain-containing protein, producing MQNLTTLLTSKTTLDKEQIKNILTLLDKGDTIPFIARYRKELTGGADDEQLRLFHDVYLSAKRLLERKEEILHTLTERELLNTALQSAIESAETMTALEDIYRPYKEKKNTRAATAIKQGLEPLADTLQSAKLTKEAFIAEAKRYVKGEVKDAAQALKGAQDIIAERYAEQPKEREVLRDMLQRHGLIEVKGTKTFQENGSFKNYKSHSEKVAFVPSHRYLAIRRGEKEKELSVKLTIDSDRYLETLKRYKLKEWMGSSKIYLLDAYKDGFKRLLYPSIEREVASLLKERADMAAIGVFGKNMTQLFMSPPVTGKVLLGADPAYRTGCKLAVIDENGTYLDHAVIYPVPPRDEYEKSRDVVAKLVKKYNIQGVAIGNGTASNETQAFFAKLNNDGLSLPYTVVSEAGASVYSASEIASKEYPNLDVTIRGAISIAGRLRDPMATLVKIDPKSLGIGQYQHDVDQKLLERKLHEGVESLVNAVGVDVNSASASLLSYVAGVGPKVADNIVKHRQSEGAFDSKQALLKVKGLGAKAYEQAAGFMRIREGKSIFDNTGIHPESYATAKALEKYDDLSDTKTIAAELGVGELTLKDIIKELDKPGFDPREDLPAIPFKQGLTDISALREGSIVSGVVRNIADFGAFVDIGLKNDGMIHISQMSQKRIAHPLEVLSVNQYLPRIEVISIDREKNKVGLSLKEV from the coding sequence ATGCAAAACCTCACAACACTGCTAACCAGTAAGACCACACTAGACAAAGAACAGATCAAAAACATTTTAACCCTGCTGGATAAAGGTGATACCATACCTTTCATCGCGCGTTACCGTAAAGAGCTCACCGGTGGGGCAGATGATGAACAACTGCGTCTTTTTCATGATGTCTATCTGTCGGCCAAACGTCTACTGGAACGTAAAGAGGAGATCCTTCATACACTTACAGAACGTGAACTGCTTAACACTGCTCTGCAAAGTGCTATAGAGTCTGCCGAGACCATGACAGCGCTAGAAGACATCTACAGACCCTACAAAGAGAAGAAAAATACACGAGCCGCTACTGCCATAAAACAAGGGTTGGAACCTTTAGCCGATACCTTACAGTCAGCCAAACTCACTAAAGAGGCGTTTATAGCCGAGGCAAAACGTTATGTAAAAGGTGAAGTCAAAGATGCAGCACAGGCACTTAAAGGAGCTCAGGACATCATAGCCGAACGGTATGCCGAACAGCCCAAAGAGCGTGAAGTACTGCGTGATATGCTGCAGCGTCATGGGCTTATAGAGGTGAAGGGGACAAAAACATTTCAAGAGAACGGCAGTTTCAAAAACTATAAATCCCATAGTGAAAAGGTAGCTTTTGTACCTTCACACCGTTACCTTGCCATCAGACGCGGGGAAAAAGAGAAAGAACTCTCTGTCAAACTCACCATAGACAGCGACAGGTACTTAGAGACACTTAAACGTTACAAACTCAAAGAGTGGATGGGAAGTTCTAAAATCTACCTTTTGGATGCCTACAAAGACGGCTTCAAGCGTTTGCTCTACCCTTCCATAGAACGTGAGGTTGCTTCCTTACTCAAAGAGCGTGCAGATATGGCAGCCATAGGGGTATTTGGTAAAAACATGACGCAACTTTTCATGAGCCCGCCTGTTACGGGTAAAGTACTCCTTGGTGCAGACCCCGCATACCGTACAGGGTGTAAACTGGCAGTCATAGATGAAAACGGTACCTACCTGGATCACGCGGTCATTTATCCCGTACCACCGCGCGATGAGTATGAAAAGTCACGTGATGTAGTAGCAAAGCTGGTCAAGAAATACAACATTCAAGGTGTAGCCATAGGTAATGGTACAGCCTCCAATGAAACACAAGCCTTTTTTGCCAAACTCAACAACGATGGATTGTCCTTGCCCTACACCGTAGTGTCAGAAGCAGGGGCTTCGGTCTACTCAGCTTCAGAGATCGCATCGAAGGAGTACCCAAATCTGGATGTCACGATACGCGGTGCCATCTCCATCGCAGGGCGTTTGCGTGACCCTATGGCTACGTTGGTCAAGATAGACCCTAAGAGTTTAGGCATAGGGCAGTATCAGCATGATGTAGACCAAAAGTTGTTAGAGCGTAAACTCCATGAAGGTGTGGAGAGTCTGGTGAATGCTGTAGGGGTAGATGTGAACTCTGCTTCGGCTTCACTCTTGTCTTATGTGGCAGGAGTTGGGCCAAAAGTGGCAGACAACATTGTAAAACACCGCCAGAGTGAAGGTGCATTTGACTCTAAACAGGCACTGCTTAAAGTAAAGGGTCTGGGTGCTAAAGCCTATGAACAAGCAGCAGGGTTTATGCGTATACGTGAGGGCAAAAGCATTTTTGACAACACAGGCATACACCCGGAGAGCTACGCGACAGCAAAAGCCTTGGAGAAGTATGACGACCTGAGTGACACAAAGACCATAGCTGCCGAGCTGGGAGTAGGAGAGTTAACACTCAAAGATATCATCAAAGAGTTGGATAAACCGGGGTTTGACCCTCGTGAAGATCTGCCTGCTATTCCGTTTAAGCAAGGGTTGACAGACATCTCTGCATTACGTGAGGGCAGCATCGTCTCCGGTGTGGTACGAAACATCGCAGACTTCGGTGCGTTTGTAGACATAGGACTTAAAAATGACGGGATGATACACATCTCACAAATGAGTCAGAAACGCATAGCCCATCCTCTGGAAGTATTGAGTGTGAACCAGTATCTGCCGCGTATAGAAGTGATAAGCATTGACAGGGAGAAAAACAAGGTGGGGTTGAGTTTGAAAGAGGTGTAA
- the rlmB gene encoding 23S rRNA (guanosine(2251)-2'-O)-methyltransferase RlmB — protein sequence MKDSPEYLAKRSFFDKVLTIYGRNAVMEALEDEAVTIHKLHFSKSNKDADVLEQMKSIAQKRGIEVVYHDKQALSRISKNAKQDQGVALDIVLEHFGDEESFLDAHKAYRIIALDGVTNPQNLGMIIRSCAAGHVDAILLPTKGAAQISPLVIKASAGTLFKMPIIKTSNLEKTLKSFKSEGASLYTLSSHAPNSYQEQNYSSKTIFVLGNESEGVSKGVEALCDKSIAIPMQRGVESLNVAVTASLLAFLSL from the coding sequence TTGAAAGATTCTCCAGAATATTTGGCAAAGAGATCTTTCTTCGATAAAGTGCTGACCATCTACGGGCGTAATGCCGTGATGGAAGCACTGGAAGATGAAGCTGTCACTATTCACAAGCTCCATTTCTCCAAATCCAACAAAGATGCTGATGTTCTTGAACAGATGAAAAGTATCGCTCAAAAAAGAGGTATCGAAGTCGTTTATCATGATAAGCAGGCACTCTCACGTATCTCTAAAAATGCCAAACAGGACCAGGGTGTAGCGCTTGACATCGTGCTGGAACATTTCGGTGATGAAGAGAGTTTTCTCGATGCTCATAAAGCCTATCGTATCATCGCACTGGATGGGGTAACGAACCCCCAGAACCTCGGGATGATCATCCGTTCCTGTGCAGCGGGTCATGTGGATGCCATCCTGCTTCCTACCAAAGGTGCAGCACAGATCTCTCCACTGGTGATCAAAGCCAGTGCAGGTACACTCTTTAAAATGCCTATCATTAAAACGTCTAATCTTGAAAAGACACTCAAGTCTTTCAAAAGTGAAGGCGCATCTCTTTATACCCTTTCGTCACACGCCCCAAACTCCTATCAAGAGCAAAACTACAGCAGCAAGACCATCTTTGTGCTTGGCAACGAGAGCGAAGGTGTCAGCAAGGGCGTGGAAGCGCTTTGTGATAAAAGCATCGCTATCCCTATGCAGCGCGGAGTTGAATCTCTCAATGTCGCAGTCACTGCCTCTTTGCTGGCCTTTTTATCACTTTGA
- the fabI gene encoding enoyl-ACP reductase FabI, whose amino-acid sequence MIMKGKKGVILGIANKKSIAYGIAKACQEQGAEMAITFLNERFEQKLAPIAEDLGCGARLYPCDVSKPEEIKALKESLEKDMGKIDFIVHSIAFAPKEGLSGRFYDISKEAFDVAMDISVYSLIEVVRELKPVLSDNSSVLTLSYYGGVKYIPNYNLMGVAKAALEMTTKYLAEDLGKDGIRVNAISAGPIKTLAAAGIGDFSFMLKWNQHHSPLKQNVTINQVGNSGMYLLSDLSSGVTGEIHYVDAGYNIMGMPAVDFDSGGKPKIAWDGNA is encoded by the coding sequence ATGATAATGAAGGGTAAAAAAGGTGTTATTTTAGGCATCGCAAACAAAAAGTCTATTGCATATGGTATCGCAAAAGCGTGTCAGGAGCAGGGTGCTGAGATGGCTATTACTTTCTTGAATGAAAGATTTGAGCAAAAACTGGCCCCTATTGCAGAAGATCTCGGGTGTGGAGCAAGACTTTACCCATGTGATGTAAGCAAGCCCGAAGAGATCAAAGCACTCAAAGAATCTCTTGAAAAAGATATGGGAAAGATCGATTTCATCGTACACTCTATCGCTTTCGCACCCAAAGAGGGTTTGAGCGGCCGTTTTTATGATATCTCTAAAGAAGCTTTTGATGTGGCGATGGACATCTCTGTGTACTCATTGATCGAAGTTGTACGCGAGTTAAAGCCGGTCCTCTCGGACAACTCTTCTGTATTGACACTCAGCTACTACGGCGGTGTCAAATACATTCCTAACTACAACCTTATGGGTGTGGCTAAAGCAGCACTGGAGATGACTACAAAGTATCTTGCAGAAGATCTTGGTAAAGACGGAATCCGTGTCAATGCCATCTCTGCGGGACCTATCAAAACACTGGCAGCAGCAGGGATCGGTGATTTTTCTTTCATGCTCAAGTGGAATCAGCACCATTCACCGCTCAAACAAAATGTGACGATCAACCAGGTAGGAAACTCTGGTATGTACCTGCTTTCAGACTTAAGTTCCGGTGTCACGGGTGAGATCCACTATGTGGATGCCGGGTATAACATTATGGGTATGCCTGCTGTTGACTTTGACTCGGGCGGTAAACCTAAGATCGCCTGGGACGGAAACGCTTAA
- a CDS encoding asparaginase domain-containing protein codes for MKKILIMSTGGTFNKIYDPVKGEFIIDTESQALHKIAKKWLCDFEILNLIGKDSLDMNNHDRLELLATINQSEYHHILIVHGTDTMDVTAEYLADADIEKCIVLTGAMVPYSMDPVEATANLCSAYGYINALGQDGVFIAMNGLMGTYDRIKKDRFKGKFTAH; via the coding sequence ATGAAAAAAATACTTATTATGAGTACAGGTGGCACATTTAACAAGATCTATGACCCGGTCAAGGGTGAATTTATCATAGATACAGAGTCACAGGCATTGCATAAGATCGCAAAAAAATGGCTGTGTGACTTTGAGATCCTGAACCTCATAGGTAAAGACAGCCTGGATATGAACAATCATGACAGACTGGAACTTCTGGCAACGATCAATCAGTCTGAGTACCACCATATACTGATCGTACATGGCACAGATACCATGGATGTGACAGCGGAATATCTTGCGGATGCGGATATTGAGAAATGTATTGTCCTCACAGGAGCTATGGTTCCCTACAGTATGGACCCTGTAGAAGCAACGGCCAACCTCTGTTCCGCCTATGGATATATCAATGCTTTGGGACAAGATGGTGTTTTTATCGCTATGAACGGCCTTATGGGAACTTATGACCGTATAAAGAAAGACAGGTTCAAAGGAAAGTTTACAGCACATTAA